The genome window AACCATGATGAAAGCGCAAGGCAGTTTTTTGGGCTTTCATTTGGTGATGTCAAAGTCATGGAAGAAGTGATTCATACAACTGTAGATGGGAAACGTCTATGGGTTACGCATGGCGACCAATTTGATGGCGTAATGCAATATGCAAAATGGCTCGCTTATGTAGGTGATACGCTCTACTCCTTCATTTTGTATATAAACCGCTATTTCAATATGCTCCGAGTAAAGATGGGGCTCCAGTACTGGTCCCTTTCTCAATACCTCAAGCATCAAGTTAAAAATGCTGTCAGCTACATTGCAGATTTTGAACACATCATGGCTAGGGAGGCTCGTTTACGGGGTTGTGATGGTGTTGTCTGTGGCCACATTCACAAAGCTGAGATTCGCGAGATAGATGGCCTGCTGTATTGCAACGATGGTGACTGGGTTGAAAGCCTCACTGCATTAGTTGAAACACAAACAGGTGAACTAAAAATCATTCACTGGCCCCATATCAAAGGCGAACCAGTTGAAATCAATCAGTTAACCACCCAAGCCGTAATTGAATCAATTATAGAAGAGGTAGCAATATGAAAATTATGATCATCACTGACGCATGGGATCCTCAGGTAAATGGTGTCGTGCGAACCCTAAAGCAAACTCGCGCAGAATTAATTGCGATGGGTCATGAAGTTGAAATGATTACCCCTAATGGCTTTAAATCCATCCCATGTCCTACCTACCCCGACATTGCACTATCCATATTTCCTGGCAAGGAAGTTGCACGACGCATCAAAGAATTCGCTCCAGATGCTATGCATATAGCCACAGAGGGTCCTTTGGGCTTATCTGCGCGCTCATATGCAGTAAAGAATGACCTTCCCTTCTCTACCGCTTATCACACTCGATTTCCAGAGTACGTCAAAGCACGAACTGGCATGCCACTTGGCATTACCTATGCATTCATTCGCTGGTTTCACAGTCGATCTATGGGTGTAATGGCACCAACCATCGTCGTAAAAGATGATCTAGAAAAGTATGGTCTAAATAATGTTGTTCTTTGGTCGCGTGGCGTTGATTTAGATATTTTCAAGCCTCAAGAATCGAAAGCGCTCAATACAGCCCATCCAATCTTTCTATATGTTGGTCGTGTAGCCATTGAAAAAAACATTAATGCATTTTTGGAAATTGATTTACCTGGTTCAAAATGGGTTGTAGGAGACGGTCCAGCTATGGCTGGCATTAAAGAAAAATACCCAGATATTAACTATCTAGGCGTATTGCAACAGCATGAATTGGCTAAGGTATACGCGGCTGCAGATGTGTTTGTCTTCCCCAGTAAGACTGACACATTTGGACTGGTGCTGCTAGAGGCAATGGCTTGTGGAACCCCAGTAGCAGCTTACCCGGTAACTGGCCCCATTGATGTTCTGGGGCATTCAAAAGCTGGGGCCATGAATGATGATTTACGCAAAGCATGTATAGAGGCCCTCAAAATTCCTCGTGAAGTTGCCCGTGCACATGCTGAAAAATTCTCATGGAGAGCGGCAACTGAAGAGTTCGCCAGACATCTCAAGCCAGTACCTACACCAGCAGTGCATATCACTGCTATTGCCTAAGGTGAAATCATTTTGAGCAAGCCCTATCACATCGATCAAAACCCACATAAGGGTAATCGTGGCCTTGCTCGTGCATGGCATGCTGCAAAAAATTCATGGTGTGGATTGGTTTATGCGTTCAAAGAGGAAAGTGCATTCAGGCAAGAACTTACCCTCTTTGTATTTTTATCGCCTATTGCGATTCTTTTGCCAATCAATTATTTCGAGAAAGCATTATTAGTTACATCGCTCATCATGGTTTTGGTGGTCGAATTACTGAATTCCAGCGTTGAGGCAGCAATCGATCGCATCTCCTTTGAGCATCATGATTTATCAAAACGAGCAAAAGACTTTGGGTCTGCGGCAGTCATGTTGGCATTAGTTGTTGCACTACTCCTTTGGACTGCTATATGTGCGCCCATTTTTTTCAGGTAACAGCAATTTCACTCTTAATCAATTGAATCAATATAAGGTTAACTATGTCTGATATCCCAAATCCGATTGGTGCATTTGAAATCTTCTCCCCAAAAAAGGAGAAGAAGTTAAAGCTCAAAAAAGTTGATGCTCTAAAGAAATTATCGAAAAAACTAGCGAAAAAGCTTTTCGGGAAAAAATTTGCCAGTAAATCAAGAGCTCAATTAACTAGCGAAGATATTGCTGTTGCACCAAAAGCAGCAAAGCCCAAGAGACCAGCATATAAGATTGAATGGGCTAGCAGTGTTAATGAAATTAAAGAAGCTCAGCGCCTTCGTTATAAGGTATTTGCAGAAGAAATGGGCGCAAACCTCGCTGAAAATTCGGAAGGACTAGACATCGATGAATTCGATGCTTATTGTGATCACCTGCTGATCAGAGATCAAGATACGCTCAAGGTTGTAGGTACTTATCGCGTGCTACCTCCCCACAAGGCTCAAGAAATCGGCCGCTTATATTCAGACACTGAATTTGATCTTTCTCGCCTAGATCATCTTCGCCCCAAATTAGTAGAACTTGGAAGATCATGCGTTCATCAAGACTATCGCTCTGGTGCTGTCATTATGGCCTTATGGAGTGGTTTGGCACAGTACATGCTCAAAAATGAATACGAAATTATGCTGGGCTGTGCGAGTATTCCGATGGCAGATGGCGGTCACTTTGCGGCAAGCCTCTATAACTCTCTGGGTAGTGAGCAAATAGCGCCAACTGAATTCCACGCCTTTCCACGTCTAGCGCTACCCTTGGACAGACTTAATGGCGGTCTTGAAGTAGATGCACCACCATTGATCAAGGGCTACCTTAAATTAGGCGCAAAGATTTGCAGTGCTCCAGCTTGGGATCCTGACTTCAACACGGCAGACTTACTAACCATGCTACGTCTTTCAGATATTAATCCGCGCTACGCAAAACACTTTCTAGGCATTTAACTACTTTAGGTGAACTTTATAAGTGCGACCGACTCGCTCCCACTCGGCCGCTTCCTTTTGTAAGCTAAATTCGGTAAGTGGATGGCTCAGTGCCCAGTCCTTTGGGATTTCCACAGCGAATGCGCCATTATTTTCAGATACTTTTACCTTGGGCAGGTTCACACCACTTCTGCCACGGCACAACACTTGCGCTAATCGTAGACAAAAGAGCATGCGCCAATCATTAAATGCATGGTTATTTGATAGCTTTCCTAGCTTTCCTGTGTGACCAAGCAACAAGGCCGCTAAACGTGCCTGATCATTCTTTGAGAAGCCAGGCATATCAGCGTTTCCAGCAATATAAGCAGAATGTTTGTGATATCCATTGTGGGATATGGATAGACCAAT of Polynucleobacter sp. AP-Titi-500A-B4 contains these proteins:
- a CDS encoding UDP-2,3-diacylglucosamine diphosphatase, whose translation is MIHYKAIWISDIHLGTSGCQANYLLDFLKHNEADKFYLVGDIIDGWRLKKSFYWPQEHNDVVQKLLRKARKGTEVIYVPGNHDESARQFFGLSFGDVKVMEEVIHTTVDGKRLWVTHGDQFDGVMQYAKWLAYVGDTLYSFILYINRYFNMLRVKMGLQYWSLSQYLKHQVKNAVSYIADFEHIMAREARLRGCDGVVCGHIHKAEIREIDGLLYCNDGDWVESLTALVETQTGELKIIHWPHIKGEPVEINQLTTQAVIESIIEEVAI
- a CDS encoding GNAT family N-acetyltransferase, which translates into the protein MSDIPNPIGAFEIFSPKKEKKLKLKKVDALKKLSKKLAKKLFGKKFASKSRAQLTSEDIAVAPKAAKPKRPAYKIEWASSVNEIKEAQRLRYKVFAEEMGANLAENSEGLDIDEFDAYCDHLLIRDQDTLKVVGTYRVLPPHKAQEIGRLYSDTEFDLSRLDHLRPKLVELGRSCVHQDYRSGAVIMALWSGLAQYMLKNEYEIMLGCASIPMADGGHFAASLYNSLGSEQIAPTEFHAFPRLALPLDRLNGGLEVDAPPLIKGYLKLGAKICSAPAWDPDFNTADLLTMLRLSDINPRYAKHFLGI
- a CDS encoding glycosyltransferase family 1 protein, coding for MKIMIITDAWDPQVNGVVRTLKQTRAELIAMGHEVEMITPNGFKSIPCPTYPDIALSIFPGKEVARRIKEFAPDAMHIATEGPLGLSARSYAVKNDLPFSTAYHTRFPEYVKARTGMPLGITYAFIRWFHSRSMGVMAPTIVVKDDLEKYGLNNVVLWSRGVDLDIFKPQESKALNTAHPIFLYVGRVAIEKNINAFLEIDLPGSKWVVGDGPAMAGIKEKYPDINYLGVLQQHELAKVYAAADVFVFPSKTDTFGLVLLEAMACGTPVAAYPVTGPIDVLGHSKAGAMNDDLRKACIEALKIPREVARAHAEKFSWRAATEEFARHLKPVPTPAVHITAIA
- a CDS encoding diacylglycerol kinase, with the protein product MSKPYHIDQNPHKGNRGLARAWHAAKNSWCGLVYAFKEESAFRQELTLFVFLSPIAILLPINYFEKALLVTSLIMVLVVELLNSSVEAAIDRISFEHHDLSKRAKDFGSAAVMLALVVALLLWTAICAPIFFR